In Balaenoptera musculus isolate JJ_BM4_2016_0621 chromosome 16, mBalMus1.pri.v3, whole genome shotgun sequence, the DNA window AGTATTAAGGAAGAACTCttcttttaacatattaaaaatgtcTCTAGTAGGAATTAGTATTTTTTAGTAAGTACATTCTTGGCATTGACTAAAATCATGATTTTCAAAATTGATGTACATTAACATTCCTCCTACATTACTCAAGTTTACACTATGATGATTTAtgatattcactttttaaagaaaaaagattcttAAACTTGGGGCATGTATTAACAGAAGCCATTTTAGACAGAGAAATagtcaaaaaataattcaaagaagatTATCAAACACCTCTTCCAAGATATTGGCTACTTCTTAATTGTCTAGTTATTAAAGGAAGCATACTTAAAGCAATGAACATCCAGATCAACCAAGCTGATCCTATTTCAGCTCTCCATTATAGggaaattctttttcaaatactgCACTCTTAACTAACATCCCCCAGCAAGTTTTACCAGGTGAAATCCCCAAGGCACTTTGCTGAAAACAAAGATCGTAACAAATTGCTGTGACAAGGAACAGAGCCAACACCTCAACACAAATGGGACATATCCTAAGTAAGCAGAAGTCAATGGTGAAAAGGAATCacttactaaaaagaaaaaatctgaagtGAGTTGCATGGAATTAATACAACATTCTGTTTTCAGCTAacctccctttccccccatcCTAAAGAATTCCTATTACTTTTTCTCACCAGTGATTTCAAGTCACACTAGAAGAACTAGTATCTATTTCTCATCTAACCTGGACATAAATTCTCACAGCAATTAATCTCATTTTTAATCCCTCCATAACTTGCATTACCCTTGGCACACAAAAGACCTATCTACTTCATCCACTAATTATTTTCATTACCTTTACATTCACTTCACTTTTAAACAAATACATCTACCTTGGTTaactgtatatacatacattttagtttttataccTTGTAACTTTTATATAGCTGGTgtatatcacacacaaaaaaactatatCAAACTTCTGTTTTGAATAAAAATCTCAATCTAAGAACTGATCTTTGAGAGAAAGCAAGGGTTGGTAAACCATTTGATGGGCCAAATTTGGCCCACtgacaggttttttttaacaaagttttattaaaatacaggCAAATTCATTCATgcgttgtctatggctgcttctgCATTAGGACAAAGTAGTTGACGACAGAGACTAATGGCCTACAAAGCCTAAGTTATTTGTCTGACCCTTTACTGAAATACCTCACTGACTccttaatgaaaacaaaaatttttataacaaacTATTAGAATTCAATCTGTGCTGAATGCTTAGTattgaaattatatttcaattatatttcaaactcTGAAAGTTGAACTATTATTTTAAGTGAATGACAAATAGTGAGGCCCATTTCAATGCAGAAggacaaataggaaaaaatgaaaatctcctGACCCAGAAGTTGGATTGCAAAAATAACACTAACTCTTCCAGTTGTAATAAGAACTTCAAACTAATGAACATCATATTTTGGAAAGCCATCTTTAGCTAATTTTcagccagaaggaaagaaaggatagagggttttattttcagattttctgctCTGGCAATAAAGAGGCTCCAAGCAGGCTTTCCTCCTTCAGAATaacctagtttaaaaaaaaaaacaactcataaaAGGTATCAACTAGAGTATCTGGGGcatgaagctttttaaaatagcttttaaaaccTTAAGGCAAAAAGTATGTATCTtgacattagattttttttttactggtatgggtactctgaaatatatttttatagtgcTGCAAACATTGGCAAGacacttccttctctctcttctctattcACAGAAGGTGATGCATCATAATAGATCTAACTATAACAGAGCAACATTTCAGTTTTACTGCCATTAGGGTACTGAAGAACATAAGCCTCTCTGTAGCTTTTCTTACCAGCATAGTTAAACTATAATATATGTTACCCTTCTCaaacaaaatctcaaaatttCACCtataattttggggaaaaaaatcccaaacttcATTTTGCATTcactagcattaaaaaaaaaaaaaaaaaaaaaaaggctttgaaaACTAAGTATTTCCCACTAGAATAAAATTCCCATTTGACTTCAGCATagtaaaaaaattatgtaaacacAAACTTAAGATAAATTTAATTGAAGAAAACATTCATTACAGAAATGAACAATGCTTACCATTCTTTAAACACCATATACATTAttaatatatactgtatatttcCAATCAACTCCGTTCTTAGGCTCAATTTAAGAAACACAATTGTAACAGGTTTTGTACAAAAAATACTTCACTTCTAAGAAAGTAGACAAACTGCACAAAAACAGTACATGTATAATGTGCATAGCAAGATAGCTTGAAGCATCTATGTAtggctttctttaaaataaaattattggggGAGTGGGCCCATTTGGGACCTAATGTTACAGTTGACGTATGTAAACTGTTTCACATCTTTTAGGCACTTGCTAACAATAGTGTTCAATCCCTGAAAActgaatttatcaaaaaaaaagaaattgtacatctgaaataaaaaccaaaaaaataacatGGGTAAAGTCTTATatattccttttaaattaaaCGACAAGTTTTATTAGTGCATGCACAGAactaaattgaaagaaaataaactttttatgtCAAAAACTTTCTGTGCAAAATGTACATAACTGAAAGGTACAAAAATATGTACAGGTTCTAAATTCTTTGTTATATACAGAAAAGGAGCCCTGAAGTTTTCATTCAATCAATGAAAATGTCATAACACTAGTAGTAACAATGTAACAAAAATTagtatgtaattttttaatacaaGAACTCCATTGTCCAATGGTCCAACAAAATTTGATCCAAACTTACAAAGTGGGAAGTTTAAATCGATGATTCTGTtgtcatgaaaatattcatttaaaaactctACCTGTTGGACATACCCCTTCGGAATCTGTCCTGAAGTTTTATGCACTGTCACTGAGTCCACTATTAATGCTTCTTCAATTTCCAACTGCAAACAATCAGTAATCTGCTTTGGGTTGTCAGTCATACTGAAAAGTTGCTAACAAAAATGGTTTGTCCCAATGTGGACATGTTCAGACActaataataaacacaaaattatgaTTTGCTTTGCTAATCTTACTTCAAAATATTGTTTCTGAGGagtaacttttaattttcaagaaaagcCATTCCCTTGGAAGTGCTTCTatgtttcactctttttaaaagggatggcaaccaagaaaaaaattggcCACTTGGTTTACGAGGGGACAATTTAAATCAAATAAACATAGTTCTGTGCAAGGGAATCACTGGGGAATATAAccaaattcagaaaaatgttCAAGTTCTTTAAATGAACTTCAAACTAGACAAAGAGAGTTTAATTCTTCTCTCGAGATTGCCCATCTACTGCAACACTTGAGAgccatttagaaaaagaaaatcacgtTGGAAGAGTGTTCCAATCAATGACATGGAACACAGCTTACAAGGAAAAAAGATCTGCTTGTCAAAAACTCTTATCAACAATCATATGAGGTGTAACTGTAGTGAGTTAAATGTACCCTCAAAGGAGCTTAAACTACCTTCAAAAGAACTACATTTTGCAGATGTAGAGTAAGTTCTTTACCCAAATTCTCTTAGAGTATCTTCACAAATAATGAGAAACTCCTTCAGTTCCATAATGAAAGAGATCTCAGCCTCTTCAGGGGAGCTATAGTTATCAGAATCATAAGGCTggtggaagaagagagggaatggGGCTGTCAGCTGTTACTCTCTACTAAGAGTCACTAAACTGGGAAAACTgttttatcaaaattttctttaGCCCTAACTTCCcgagaacacattttaaaaaattaaatcaaggtGTATCTGTGCTGATTAGTTTCTTTCAAAACTTAACATGTGCACTGACAGCATTTTCAAATATCACactaaaacttttgctcttccaTGGAAATATAGccaacttttaaatgtttaacttCAGGTACTATATTGAAGTAAAAAATGTCTGCATTAGTAATTCAACCCACTATTTTCTTCTAAggtaattttacttttcttttccttggtaaTTACAGTAAATTATTCTAACATGTTCCAATCACGAGTAGCTTCCATTAAATGTCTCTGACCATGACCAGCCCAAGCATCCTGATTGTCAAATACTCTACCACAAAACCAACAGTTAAATTTAGCCTTCAGAACATTTTCAGAGGTAGTTTTCACAATCTGGTAATtgtttttgcttgtctttttgaGAGTTAATTTTAGCACAAATCTTTCTTTCACAGAACTAACAGGTTTAAATGTTTTGTGCCTCTTGGGAAAATCATCGTAAGTTGTTTTAGAAGGGTTATAACAAACTGGTTTCAGTAAAGCACTGATAGTTCTTTTTGACAATGAAACCTTAAGTACACGTCCATTAAATTTAGCAATAGTTTTCATTACATTTACTACTTCTGGGGCATCTGCATCAGGATGATTCAAAACTACAACTGGTTGGTTTCTCCTAGGACATTTCACAAGCTGTTTGGAACTGAAGGGGAAAAGCCGCAAAGTTCTGACTGAATCTTTTGAAAGCCTGGGTCTGATGAATCCAAACGATTCATGGACATCTTCaggctttgctttttctttacacTTTCTGTGTAATGCTTTTTTTCTTGGAGGTTCTTGGTAACTATCCCTACACTTGCGTTTACAGTTTCTGTTTCTAGATACAAAGGAAGTTTCAGAATCTTTACTTCTTTCATGAGTTTTTATTCTTGAACATTTCTTTTTCgaagtctttttcttattgaagtttCTCTCAATTGTACAATTTGTTTTACACCTTAATACCCTGGCCTCTGAATGGTTAGTGATACCTATTGGTTCCTCAGAAGATTCTGGGCATGTTGCAGTAGAAGTTATCACAATTTCATTTGCTGGCATCATATCATCTAGTAATAAGGGTAAGGCATCTCTAGAAGATTCTGGCTCTTTCTGCTCTCCTCCTATAGTCTGATTAGATGGTACATTGTCTTTCTGCAGTGAGGATGCAGAGTTGTTTACTGACAGATTATTAGCAGCAGTCACATTTAAAACAGGGTTAAAAATTTTCAGCAGTATTTTTTGTGGTGTTCCTTCAGGTTTCTTTggctgtatatttttataataagtacTATTCGGGACTAATTTAGACTTAAGCAGCTCAGTCTTATTTGGCatcacacactttaaaaaaacagcttgTTTGCCATCAGGCAAAAGGGTGTAAAGAGGTGGTTTTGGAAAAATCTTGTTCTGCTGTTTTACTGAATCCGAGATATTCAACTTAGTGCCCTGATGCTCAGATATTATATTAGGAGCAGGAACACCTTTCACTGAAGAACTTGCTGGCGTTTTAATAATGTAAGGGCCTTTTAATGACAAAGTATTTTCTGAGCTACTTTTCATGCTCAAACAGCTGCCAATGCTGGAACAAAGTGCAGGGGTTAGACAATTACTGTTtggttctacttttaaaaaaggtGTTCTGCAAGGCTCCTTATTTGTAGTTCCACAAGCTTGAGCATTCTCAGTTTTGACAGCAGAAACACCTTCAAGTTTCCcattattaaatgttaaaatcatcCCAGGTTTCTTGTTTaaaaggagagaggcagggacacCTTGTGTATTAACCAATGGAAGTGGTCTTCCTGAAACATGTAATCCAGGCTTGTTAGCAATGTGCAATGGTACAAAAAAGCCTTTTGGAGTCTGAACAAAGATCGCCTTTTTTGGTTCTGAATTTACAAGTGGACTCTGCACATATAAAGAACCTATATTTTGCGTAGTGGCTCGTAGTTTGTCTTTTACAAGCTGCTGTGTAATTATTGCATCTGACTGAGTCTTAGGTAATGTGCCAAAACCAGAAATTCTAGGGGTCTTCTCTGAATCTCTCACATCTTGTGACATTGACaacatgtgtttttcttttccactacATTTTAAATTCAGATCATTTGTAGCCACATTAATCCCCATATTACCAGATGGAATCGGAAAGAAGCCTTGTACTTTCAAGTCTTTTGAAGATTCAACTATTTTGTCTTCTCCCTCATGTTTCTGAAATGACTGGTCACAATGAAGCGGCAGGTCTTTATCTGGAGTGTTACTAGAGTCTTGTTTTACATCAGGTTTTGCTTTTAATACATCTTGAAGTAACTGGTTTATTTCAGGTGGCAAAAGTTCTGACGCCTGTTGGCtctggagagagaaaacagatgtaATTCTAGGCATCATAGGTGACTCAACACTAGAAACGTCATCCCATTTAGGCTTTTCAGTCATGCTCTCTAAATTCTGattttcattagtgtatagattCTGTCCATCAAtgttttgtcctttttctaaAACACACTGTTCTTCAATTTCAGCTTGTGTTTTTAAAGTTCCATCTTTAGTATTTAAATGACTAGTAGATGCTAAAAGGCTATCTGGGTTTGAGCTCTCCTTCCTCACTAGTGATAAAACTGACTCACTTATTGGTTGTTGAACTACTGTCTTGCTTGATGAAGATTCTCTTTGAGGGTTTTCACACACTGCTGTCCCTGAAAACCTACGACGTTTATTAGAATTATTCACTTTTGAGTAATTATGAAAAGGTAATGATCCTTGGTTGGAAGATTCAACAGGTAACTCAGAGTTGACATAATTAATGCAATAGTTATGCATATCTCCACTGTTGTATGAATTCGGTTTGGTAGTACAGGTGACTTTATCTGGACTTTTCATGGCACTACCTGATACCTCAGGGTGACAATGAGTAATATGACTTCCCCATAAGTCAACATTCTCTCTTGTTTCTACTTTTGTGGTCAAATTCACCGATGCTGTAATCAATTCTGATGTTATCGGCAAAGGAGAAACACTTTTTTCATCATCCATAGTTGGAAGCATATTACTTGTTTGAGATAGTAaagccatttctttttctgaagttacCTTCCCTGAAAGTATAGGAGATGAAGATGAAAATGGAGTAGCTGCTTTCATGTAAACTGTGTCACTTAACTCAGTTGTTACTCCTGTTAAAAATGCAGTAGTGTCCAAAGTCTGGGGCTGCAAAATTGCAGTACTGTCCCTTACAGCACCTGACTGTGAGCCTGGTGAATATAAATTCTGTTTATTGGTAGGCAACAGTTTTATTACAATATGTTGTTTTCCATCCACCATCTTAAAGCCCATAAACTTAGCACTGTAGTTAGCAGGAAttgttattctattattttttaccaTTAACACTGTAGGTCCTTGTACAGCAGTCTTCAAGAAACCTGAAGTAGAATTTGATCCCTCTTCAGCTCCATTACATTGCCCAGTGGACAGAAGGGTTGGCTTTTCTGACTCTGACTCAGCAGGTTTATCATTATTCTCACAGTATagtctttcatctttttcttcatttaaatgttCCTGAACAAGATGGCTCTGGTCTTCAGATTTAGCCtgtgttttgttcacttttttaaGCACTTGAGTGTTTTTTTCTATACTTCTGTCACTTCCATTGTTGATTTTCTTACGTTTCCAGAATGTCTTCCTTGATGCacctattttatatcttttcaatATTAGTTTAAGTCCTGCTGAAGTCTTTGCCATCCTTttttcatatttgtctttttccagtttttctttcgCATATAAATGTTCTTTGTGCAAAGTTATAACATGTCTTACAAGGTGCTCTCTCCTGGTAGCACCATAGCTACAATATTGACAAGTGAAGGGAAACGTACCAGAGTGAATATGAAGGTGCTTCTGAAGCTCTCCTTTGGTTAAACATATATAATGGCATTTACCACATCTATAAAGGATTTCGTTATGTCTATGTATGTGCTGAACAAATGTGCCAACATCCTGGGTGGAGAATTCACACTTTTCACATTGAAAATTACCATTTACACAATGTGTGGATGAAAAATGCTTTGTCAAGTCTAATAAAGTATATAAATTCTCATTGTTACAAATGTCACATTTTACTAAAGTAATTCTATGGGTTCGTCTGTGTTGTTTGAATACCTGGAAGTCATTTGCTGAAAAACTGCACATTTCACAAGGATATGAAGGTAATTCACCACGGTGCCACATTTGGAAGTGTTTCTGCAAATCATTTGGGCTATACCGAGTACTATCTCGGCACTTCAAACAGTTGAAGTTGAGTATTTTTGCAGACATTTTTATACCTTCTTCAACTCTCTCAGACTTATGGAGTAACATACACTCCTCTACACAGCTTACAGTCTTTATACTGATAGATTTTCTTGCAGTCTGTGGTTTATgctgaaataattttctgtatttgtcaACTTCATGTTTCAATAGGACCTCATTTGGAATATTTATCTTCGGCAAaacaattttcacattttttagtTCATAATGAAAACtactttctgaaatttttggTTTAAGTACTGATCTGATAGTATCAACTATCTCATTTTTCACATCATAATCTCCTTTTAAAGTATTCTGTttttcatcaaaaaataaatgtttctgttCAGATGGCATGATTTAACCAAAAAAatcccaatttctttttttcctgcaaacTCTTGAAGTTACTTGTAATTTGAACAGGAAACAATACTGTGCCGAGACATCTTCAAAATACCAGGATTTTTCCCACATTAACTCACCTAAAATCAAACAAAGAACTGAAATGTTCATCACAGAAGTATcagtaaaattcatattttaagttcattttgACACAAAGCAAGAATGTTgatcaaacaaataaaagacataaaagacCTATTAAGTATTTTAAGAACAGCTTACCAAGAAGTAATAGTCTGAAGTAGAAATAACACTAATCTGGATCtcaggaaatacaagctttactTCCAGCTCTGCTCTGTAACACTGGGCAAGGTTTGacttctctgcacctcagtttcctcatctaaagaAAACCACAATTGGATAAGCACCTTTAAGCTCTAAGATTTTATATAAAGTTGATACTATAGtttttaaacaggattttaaaaatctcaacaaGAGAGCCCTATAAACTTAAGTTCCACTGACACACATGGTTCCAATTATACACATATACCATTAACTTTCTCAATTACTTAGTTGACCCTATAGCTATTACCTTGTGAGAATTTCAACAGACTTCTCTGCAGATTTTCTACTTCCCTAGTGCCTCAGGgataatttatgtttaaaataagtttcattcacctaaacaacaataacaaaaagacattGCCTGCTGTCTCAAGTTATCATTAATAACtggtaaaaaaaagaagaaattgaaaggaGTAACACATTTCCCTGGGGTACTCCTAAGTCTAGCTACTACTTCTGATTCCCTAccattttggctttttttgtcCCTAGAACTAAGTCAGGTGGCAGCAAGGCAAGCCCTTGGCAGATTAGAATGTACCCATTACTAGCTGCCTCCATTAATTCAAACACTTACTGGTTTGT includes these proteins:
- the ZNF518A gene encoding zinc finger protein 518A — encoded protein: MPSEQKHLFFDEKQNTLKGDYDVKNEIVDTIRSVLKPKISESSFHYELKNVKIVLPKINIPNEVLLKHEVDKYRKLFQHKPQTARKSISIKTVSCVEECMLLHKSERVEEGIKMSAKILNFNCLKCRDSTRYSPNDLQKHFQMWHRGELPSYPCEMCSFSANDFQVFKQHRRTHRITLVKCDICNNENLYTLLDLTKHFSSTHCVNGNFQCEKCEFSTQDVGTFVQHIHRHNEILYRCGKCHYICLTKGELQKHLHIHSGTFPFTCQYCSYGATRREHLVRHVITLHKEHLYAKEKLEKDKYEKRMAKTSAGLKLILKRYKIGASRKTFWKRKKINNGSDRSIEKNTQVLKKVNKTQAKSEDQSHLVQEHLNEEKDERLYCENNDKPAESESEKPTLLSTGQCNGAEEGSNSTSGFLKTAVQGPTVLMVKNNRITIPANYSAKFMGFKMVDGKQHIVIKLLPTNKQNLYSPGSQSGAVRDSTAILQPQTLDTTAFLTGVTTELSDTVYMKAATPFSSSSPILSGKVTSEKEMALLSQTSNMLPTMDDEKSVSPLPITSELITASVNLTTKVETRENVDLWGSHITHCHPEVSGSAMKSPDKVTCTTKPNSYNSGDMHNYCINYVNSELPVESSNQGSLPFHNYSKVNNSNKRRRFSGTAVCENPQRESSSSKTVVQQPISESVLSLVRKESSNPDSLLASTSHLNTKDGTLKTQAEIEEQCVLEKGQNIDGQNLYTNENQNLESMTEKPKWDDVSSVESPMMPRITSVFSLQSQQASELLPPEINQLLQDVLKAKPDVKQDSSNTPDKDLPLHCDQSFQKHEGEDKIVESSKDLKVQGFFPIPSGNMGINVATNDLNLKCSGKEKHMLSMSQDVRDSEKTPRISGFGTLPKTQSDAIITQQLVKDKLRATTQNIGSLYVQSPLVNSEPKKAIFVQTPKGFFVPLHIANKPGLHVSGRPLPLVNTQGVPASLLLNKKPGMILTFNNGKLEGVSAVKTENAQACGTTNKEPCRTPFLKVEPNSNCLTPALCSSIGSCLSMKSSSENTLSLKGPYIIKTPASSSVKGVPAPNIISEHQGTKLNISDSVKQQNKIFPKPPLYTLLPDGKQAVFLKCVMPNKTELLKSKLVPNSTYYKNIQPKKPEGTPQKILLKIFNPVLNVTAANNLSVNNSASSLQKDNVPSNQTIGGEQKEPESSRDALPLLLDDMMPANEIVITSTATCPESSEEPIGITNHSEARVLRCKTNCTIERNFNKKKTSKKKCSRIKTHERSKDSETSFVSRNRNCKRKCRDSYQEPPRKKALHRKCKEKAKPEDVHESFGFIRPRLSKDSVRTLRLFPFSSKQLVKCPRRNQPVVVLNHPDADAPEVVNVMKTIAKFNGRVLKVSLSKRTISALLKPVCYNPSKTTYDDFPKRHKTFKPVSSVKERFVLKLTLKKTSKNNYQIVKTTSENVLKAKFNCWFCGRVFDNQDAWAGHGQRHLMEATRDWNMLE